In the Rhea pennata isolate bPtePen1 chromosome 4, bPtePen1.pri, whole genome shotgun sequence genome, CTGTGGAAGACATACCTTTCCATCTGGGCAAATATTAACTGTATtagcagaactgaaaagaatatCTAGGGACTACTGTCTGTAGTTCATTCTAGTTCTGAgaggagaataaaaaaagtcaagatGTCTAATACCTCACTCAAGGCAAGATTAAAGTTCCTAATCTCATAAAAAAACAGTCCAAACTCATTAGTGCAGctgtttaaatacttttaaaattagaagcTGGAAACAAAGCATCTTTAAAGGAGTCTGCTATTAAGTTAAATTCAGAAgttctgtgaaaacagctgATTTGTTAAACCAGACTTGTCCTTGCAGAACATAAGCTCTACTGTAGAGGTCAGTGAACGATCTGTAGAAAAGCTCTTGGCAGAAGTGAGCcagttaaaagaagaaataaagagaaagaagcaacaCAAAGATTCTATGGGTAAGTTAATAAATTCAATGCTGGTCTCAGTAAAACTTGCAGTTAACTTCACTGACAAAAAAGAGCAAGGCTCTTTGAAAAGCCCTGCCAGAGCTTCTGAGGCAACCAAAACAGTACTGGTAAAAACATGCAAGCAGAACTGAAACTCTGACCTTTGTTTTTCAGGAGAGGACAAAAATCAGCCAGGAGAGCCAAAGGAGAATTTTTTCCTATGTCAggctttgcaaacattttttcccaattCTGGACTCCAGACATGCATTGTTTCCTTAAAAGGTAGGCAGATATTTAAGAACTGCTGTAACACCAACCATAATATTAACATTGTAGACAAACTGACTCTTATGGTAGAGGAAAGAGACTTCACTGAAGCTGAAACAAGACAATTAACCAAGCGTAAGTTGAGAGGGACCACAGCAGGACCAAAATCATTGAAGAAATCAAGATCACTGCAGCTTCACCAAAAATTACTTCAAGACCAAGAGGACAGTGACCAGGAAAGGAAGCTTACACTAAGTAGTACTGAAACAGATGAGGAGGTGTTGGAAAAACTGAAGGATACAACTGAGTATCCACACTCTCCCACTTTCTG is a window encoding:
- the ABRAXAS1 gene encoding BRCA1-A complex subunit Abraxas 1 isoform X2; amino-acid sequence: MLKLFIQLIYRSIFHATSCSGEVNEPALKKILSGCKKSIIGWYKFRRNTDQTMTFRERLLHKNLQSHLSNPSLVFLLLTSSVMTESCSTYRLEHALHRPQEGLFQKVPLVVTNLGMAEQQGYRTVSGSCISAGFVRAVRQHRSNFFCEDGSLQEVHKINEMYATLQEELKNISSTVEVSERSVEKLLAEVSQLKEEIKRKKQHKDSMGEDKNQPGEPKENFFLCQALQTFFPNSGLQTCIVSLKGRQIFKNCCNTNHNINIVDKLTLMVEERDFTEAETRQLTKRKLRGTTAGPKSLKKSRSLQLHQKLLQDQEDSDQERKLTLSSTETDEEVLEKLKDTTEYPHSPTF